A single Methanolobus sp. ZRKC5 DNA region contains:
- a CDS encoding phenylalanine--tRNA ligase subunit alpha: protein MSSQYNLTSNEKNVLIALENLNDASPSELAEKSEMKMETAMQAAFLLEEKGLAQVEETITEIFELTDEGKKYAEEGLPERQIINSISEPIAMDELKKKFNPAVAGIATGWLRRKGWAGIEKGMIVPTGDAQIGADEQVLAIFAGEEKTFDELGADKNIVNDLIKRKLVVKSENKQRKLIITPDGEEIVAAGIVIEEEFAQITSDLLKSGEWKNKKFRPYNIHTAPKPIYGAKIHPYQRLIDQMRRIFLDMGFTEIKGEAIQSSFWNFDSLFQPQDHPAREMQDTFHLSSTSELPDEYKNQVCAMHEHGGETESIGWGSKWSEEIACKDVLRTHTTALTIKYLADNPEPPIKAFSIDRAYRRETIDPTHTPEFEQLEGVVMDKDMSFSNLLGCLSEFYHRMGFEDVRFRPGYFPYTEPSVEPEVYVDGLGWVELGGAGVFRKEVTHPLGIKYPVLAWGLGVSRLAMLKLGLKDLRQLYHSDIDWLRKSEVCQL, encoded by the coding sequence ATGAGCTCCCAGTACAACCTTACATCCAATGAGAAGAATGTGTTGATCGCATTGGAAAATCTAAACGATGCAAGCCCCAGCGAGCTGGCTGAAAAATCAGAGATGAAAATGGAAACTGCAATGCAGGCTGCTTTTTTGCTTGAAGAAAAAGGACTTGCACAGGTAGAGGAGACAATAACAGAGATCTTCGAACTTACCGATGAAGGGAAGAAATACGCTGAAGAAGGACTTCCTGAAAGACAGATAATCAATTCCATTTCCGAACCCATAGCTATGGATGAGCTTAAAAAGAAGTTCAATCCTGCAGTTGCTGGTATCGCTACTGGATGGCTACGTCGTAAAGGCTGGGCAGGCATTGAAAAGGGAATGATAGTTCCTACAGGGGATGCTCAAATTGGTGCAGATGAACAGGTTCTGGCTATATTTGCTGGCGAGGAGAAGACGTTCGATGAGCTGGGCGCTGATAAGAATATCGTCAACGATCTGATAAAACGCAAACTTGTGGTAAAGAGCGAGAATAAACAAAGGAAGCTGATTATCACTCCCGATGGTGAGGAAATCGTTGCAGCAGGTATTGTTATCGAGGAAGAATTTGCACAGATTACTTCTGACCTCCTGAAAAGTGGTGAGTGGAAGAACAAGAAGTTCAGACCATATAATATTCATACAGCTCCAAAACCAATATATGGGGCAAAGATACACCCATATCAGCGCCTGATCGATCAGATGAGGCGTATTTTCCTGGACATGGGATTCACCGAGATCAAAGGTGAGGCCATTCAAAGTTCTTTCTGGAACTTCGATTCACTGTTCCAGCCACAGGACCATCCTGCAAGAGAGATGCAGGATACATTCCATCTTTCCAGTACATCAGAACTTCCTGACGAATACAAAAATCAGGTATGTGCTATGCATGAGCATGGAGGGGAGACTGAATCAATAGGATGGGGTAGCAAATGGAGTGAAGAAATTGCCTGTAAGGATGTCCTGAGGACACACACCACAGCATTAACCATTAAATACCTCGCAGATAACCCGGAACCTCCGATAAAGGCGTTCTCAATAGACAGGGCTTACCGCAGGGAAACCATCGACCCGACACACACACCGGAATTCGAGCAACTTGAAGGCGTTGTAATGGACAAGGATATGTCATTCTCAAATCTTCTGGGATGCCTTTCTGAGTTCTATCACAGAATGGGCTTTGAAGATGTTCGCTTCAGACCTGGATATTTCCCATACACTGAACCAAGTGTTGAACCGGAAGTATACGTAGATGGTCTTGGATGGGTTGAGCTTGGAGGGGCAGGTGTTTTCAGGAAAGAAGTCACACATCCACTGGGAATCAAATATCCGGTACTTGCCTGGGGACTTGGTGTCAGCCGTCTTGCTATGTTGAAGCTGGGACTTAAGGACCTGCGTCAGTTATACCATTCTGATATCGACTGGCTCCGCAAGAGCGAGGTATGCCAGCTTTGA
- a CDS encoding ATPase domain-containing protein, whose translation MARIATGIPGFDELIEGGFIENDVILLTGGPGAGKSTFGSQYLYSGIINYNEPGVYVTFEETPARIMRNMWRHGWDMERLVKENKLRIIRVDPIAYDRYIKKTMEPDNQGDHENATLETVLKQIYSSVMEIDAKRLFIDSMTSLKISPDPVNVRHIVLEFIKNIESFDCTTLITSEINKDPENFSVEEYLAEGVICLKVFRIDGERIRSLEILKMRGVKHDEVLRPYVIADKGIVVYSSESVIGKEADVFSLERCSILGEE comes from the coding sequence ATGGCACGAATAGCAACAGGAATACCTGGATTTGATGAACTTATAGAAGGCGGGTTCATCGAAAACGATGTAATTCTCCTGACAGGAGGGCCTGGTGCAGGAAAATCAACTTTTGGTTCACAATACCTGTATTCAGGAATCATCAACTACAATGAACCGGGAGTCTATGTTACATTTGAAGAGACACCTGCACGTATAATGAGAAATATGTGGAGGCATGGATGGGACATGGAACGTCTCGTAAAGGAAAATAAACTCCGCATAATACGGGTTGATCCAATTGCATATGATCGCTACATAAAAAAGACAATGGAGCCAGATAATCAAGGCGACCATGAAAATGCAACATTGGAAACCGTACTGAAACAGATTTACTCAAGCGTCATGGAAATTGATGCAAAACGTTTGTTCATTGATTCAATGACATCACTGAAGATATCTCCAGATCCTGTGAATGTGAGGCATATTGTCCTTGAGTTCATTAAAAATATTGAGAGTTTTGATTGCACTACTCTCATTACGAGTGAAATAAATAAGGATCCTGAAAATTTCAGTGTCGAGGAATACCTTGCCGAAGGAGTTATCTGCCTTAAGGTATTCAGGATTGATGGAGAAAGGATCAGATCCCTTGAGATCTTAAAAATGCGGGGCGTAAAGCATGATGAAGTACTTCGCCCGTATGTAATTGCTGACAAAGGCATTGTTGTTTATTCATCCGAATCTGTTATAGGCAAGGAAGCTGATGTATTCTCCCTTGAAAGATGTTCGATCTTAGGGGAAGAATAG
- a CDS encoding tryptophan--tRNA ligase: MNMKIDPWSALNIDDYSKLFDEFGILPFDDMVREIEDPHKFMNRKIIFGHRSYDLITDAMKNNKPFSVMSGFMPSGKIHLGHKMVMEEIIWHQQQGGDAFVGIADREAHSVRGMSWDKCRDIGINEYIISLIALGFEPNGHIYFQSGSEQVKDLAFELGSKANLSELSAIYGFTGETSISHMLSAVTQSADILHPQLEEYGGPKPIVVPAGADQDPHIRLTRGLGHKMNMFKIEGREDKKGNKYFSIRSKAAPQEALKELNARIPGKTKLFEGHVDVFNADTFELLLKTVREVEIEFGGYAFVPPSSTYHRFMSGLQGGKMSSSVPDSYISLTEDPKGAAKKVKRAKTGGRMTLEEQKKLGGEPDKCSVYEMFLFHLVDDDEELAQIYTECREGSRVCGNCKVLAAEKTEKFLKEHQELREVAKDRLDEYGLSI; encoded by the coding sequence ATGAACATGAAGATCGATCCCTGGAGCGCATTGAACATTGACGACTATTCCAAATTATTCGATGAATTCGGGATACTGCCATTTGATGATATGGTCCGGGAGATAGAGGATCCTCACAAGTTCATGAACCGCAAGATAATTTTTGGACACCGCAGTTATGACCTCATCACTGATGCAATGAAGAATAATAAGCCATTCTCAGTAATGAGTGGATTCATGCCTTCAGGAAAGATCCATCTTGGACACAAAATGGTTATGGAAGAGATCATCTGGCACCAGCAGCAAGGTGGAGATGCTTTTGTTGGTATAGCGGACCGTGAAGCACATTCTGTCAGAGGAATGTCGTGGGATAAATGCAGGGATATAGGGATAAACGAGTATATTATAAGTCTCATAGCACTTGGTTTTGAACCAAATGGGCATATTTATTTCCAGTCAGGCTCAGAGCAGGTGAAGGATCTTGCATTCGAACTTGGTTCTAAAGCTAATTTGTCCGAACTCAGTGCAATCTACGGATTCACCGGCGAGACCAGTATCTCTCATATGTTAAGTGCAGTCACCCAAAGTGCGGACATACTTCACCCACAGCTTGAAGAATACGGTGGACCGAAACCAATAGTTGTCCCGGCAGGAGCTGATCAAGACCCACACATCCGCCTGACAAGGGGGCTTGGACACAAAATGAACATGTTCAAGATAGAGGGCCGGGAAGATAAGAAAGGAAACAAATATTTCAGTATCCGTAGCAAGGCTGCTCCACAAGAGGCCCTGAAAGAACTGAATGCGCGTATTCCCGGAAAGACAAAGCTTTTTGAAGGACATGTTGATGTCTTCAATGCTGATACTTTTGAACTTCTTCTGAAGACCGTCAGGGAAGTTGAAATTGAATTCGGGGGGTATGCGTTTGTACCGCCATCGTCAACATATCACCGTTTCATGTCTGGATTGCAGGGCGGGAAAATGTCAAGCAGTGTTCCGGATAGTTATATTTCGCTAACAGAAGATCCCAAGGGTGCTGCTAAGAAGGTCAAAAGGGCAAAGACCGGAGGCAGAATGACCCTTGAGGAGCAGAAGAAGCTTGGCGGTGAACCAGACAAGTGTTCTGTATATGAAATGTTCCTTTTCCATCTTGTGGATGATGATGAAGAACTGGCACAGATATACACAGAATGTCGTGAAGGAAGCCGGGTTTGTGGAAACTGTAAAGTCCTTGCAGCTGAAAAGACTGAAAAGTTCCTAAAAGAACATCAGGAATTACGTGAAGTTGCCAAAGACAGACTTGATGAATATGGATTATCAATTTAA
- a CDS encoding PEF-CTERM sorting domain-containing protein, which translates to MKRILIIMLAAMVALMLASAAEAPIVVENDGDDCQCGTAVIKLNEWGDTIEKGESVVGTYTDGPITIIITEGDGHNLTWSSNIPVCEVVTKPGTALNRYPGGMGGTINDPDSRFISHLSFCYTPGNEIPEFSTIALPIAAILGLAFFFQRRKE; encoded by the coding sequence ATGAAAAGAATATTAATAATAATGCTCGCGGCAATGGTGGCACTGATGCTGGCAAGTGCTGCAGAAGCACCAATAGTAGTTGAAAATGATGGTGATGATTGCCAGTGCGGTACTGCTGTAATCAAGCTAAATGAGTGGGGCGATACTATCGAGAAGGGTGAGAGCGTAGTTGGAACCTACACAGATGGTCCAATTACCATAATAATTACAGAAGGCGACGGGCATAATCTTACATGGTCGTCTAATATACCAGTTTGTGAAGTAGTGACAAAACCAGGTACTGCACTAAATAGATACCCAGGAGGTATGGGTGGAACTATCAATGATCCAGATAGCCGCTTTATCAGCCATCTTTCATTCTGCTATACTCCAGGCAATGAGATCCCAGAATTCTCAACTATTGCACTTCCAATAGCTGCAATACTTGGTCTGGCATTCTTCTTCCAGCGCAGAAAGGAGTAA
- a CDS encoding translation initiation factor IF-2 subunit beta, with translation MEDYEALLDRAIANLPDMETTDARFVIPEPKIMMEGKTTILDNFNNIADVMNRAPDHVMKYLTREMGTAGKIDGMRAIFQGRFSKDQIKANIEAYVEEFVMCSECGRPDTQLMKMDRIMVLKCAACGAHRPVKKRRASAPVKQDAIEEGKEYDVRIDAVGSKGDGIAKMDRFTIFVPGAAKGDTLKIRIKRISGTLAFAEKV, from the coding sequence ATGGAAGATTACGAAGCGCTTCTGGATCGTGCAATAGCAAACTTACCCGACATGGAGACTACGGATGCCCGTTTCGTAATCCCTGAACCTAAAATCATGATGGAAGGTAAGACTACGATCCTTGATAATTTCAATAACATTGCAGATGTCATGAACAGGGCTCCTGATCATGTGATGAAGTACCTCACGCGTGAAATGGGTACTGCCGGCAAGATCGATGGAATGAGGGCGATATTCCAGGGAAGGTTCTCAAAGGACCAGATCAAGGCTAACATCGAAGCATATGTTGAAGAATTTGTCATGTGTTCAGAATGTGGAAGACCTGACACTCAACTTATGAAAATGGATCGTATCATGGTTTTGAAATGTGCAGCTTGTGGAGCACACAGACCTGTGAAGAAAAGACGAGCCAGTGCACCTGTCAAACAGGACGCCATTGAAGAAGGCAAAGAATACGATGTTCGTATCGATGCTGTTGGGTCCAAGGGTGACGGGATTGCAAAGATGGATAGGTTCACCATCTTCGTACCAGGTGCTGCAAAGGGTGACACTCTCAAGATAAGGATCAAGAGAATCAGCGGAACCCTTGCATTTGCCGAAAAAGTATGA
- a CDS encoding molybdenum cofactor biosynthesis protein B yields the protein MSSPTTREHKRDADNSYSFYLITISTSRYEKYGNVISPDDAEDLSGKKMMELVLSKGHSISNYELVSDNPSMIIESVNHALDSNADIIITSGGTGLASKDITIESLVPLFEKEMPGFGELFRYKSIEQIGSSIILTRASAGILKGKVLFCIPGSPAAVELALSEIILPETGHVIKHARQ from the coding sequence ATGAGTAGCCCGACAACAAGAGAACACAAGAGAGATGCTGATAATTCATACTCATTTTACTTGATCACGATCTCAACTTCAAGGTATGAGAAATATGGCAACGTCATATCCCCGGATGATGCAGAAGATCTTTCTGGAAAAAAGATGATGGAACTTGTTCTTTCTAAAGGGCATAGTATCTCAAACTACGAGCTTGTTTCCGATAATCCTTCTATGATTATAGAATCTGTCAATCATGCCCTTGACTCAAATGCCGATATCATAATAACAAGTGGTGGCACCGGCCTGGCTTCAAAAGACATAACCATAGAATCACTTGTTCCGCTGTTTGAGAAAGAAATGCCAGGATTTGGAGAACTATTCAGATACAAAAGTATAGAACAAATTGGAAGCTCCATTATTCTGACACGAGCATCAGCAGGAATTTTGAAAGGAAAAGTACTCTTCTGCATACCAGGCTCTCCAGCAGCAGTTGAACTGGCATTGAGTGAAATAATTCTTCCTGAAACCGGCCATGTCATTAAACATGCCCGCCAGTAA
- a CDS encoding radical SAM protein — protein sequence MKTDSKNSDNKDIVLVSIPGLSIKMDKKADFVQLKAHGPLRKACDPFLKKINERLKEEKPAFVDDDKVIASTWLPPIPSKAFNRLLLAETQIALGRYIPETVSFEITRNCKCNCEHCVVSGGEGDLEIETIKRAIDDVLDMGAMVIVFTEGDPMMREEIYELIEYVDKERAIVNMYTPGTEMTPENARQLKEAGLHNMLVSIYSTEPSKHDAVRRLDGAFEMATNAIRMGLEAGLLVTMATHVSPKNIDELPAMYEFAKELGVHEFSLWESVPKKKDDPIITEDDRQKVLEMYHRINSTKGGPRIFANSYFEGEMLGCMAGQRWMHVCVDGLVTACPYVPFSYGNIQDISIKDIWTKMRKDKHFRGQRGTCLMQEKDFLKLVDKIPEDASKPYDIDKIES from the coding sequence ATGAAAACCGATTCGAAAAATTCAGATAACAAAGATATTGTATTGGTTTCAATACCCGGACTTTCAATCAAAATGGATAAAAAAGCTGATTTTGTTCAGCTTAAGGCGCATGGACCTTTGCGCAAGGCCTGTGACCCTTTTTTGAAAAAGATCAATGAGAGGCTAAAGGAAGAAAAACCTGCTTTTGTTGATGACGATAAAGTGATAGCTTCCACATGGCTACCACCTATACCCAGTAAAGCTTTCAATCGATTGCTATTGGCTGAAACTCAGATTGCACTTGGCAGGTACATCCCTGAAACTGTTTCCTTTGAAATAACACGCAACTGCAAATGCAATTGCGAACATTGCGTGGTTAGCGGAGGGGAAGGGGATCTGGAAATCGAGACAATAAAACGTGCTATAGATGATGTGCTCGACATGGGTGCAATGGTCATTGTCTTCACAGAAGGAGATCCAATGATGCGTGAAGAGATCTATGAACTCATTGAGTATGTAGATAAGGAGCGTGCCATTGTCAATATGTATACTCCTGGTACTGAGATGACGCCAGAGAATGCAAGACAACTCAAGGAAGCAGGATTACACAATATGCTGGTCAGTATATATTCTACGGAACCTTCAAAACATGATGCAGTACGTCGTCTGGATGGTGCTTTTGAAATGGCCACAAATGCCATAAGAATGGGGCTAGAGGCAGGATTACTTGTGACCATGGCAACTCATGTATCACCAAAGAACATTGATGAACTCCCTGCAATGTATGAATTTGCAAAGGAACTTGGAGTCCATGAATTCTCCTTGTGGGAATCCGTTCCAAAGAAAAAGGATGACCCTATTATCACTGAAGATGACAGGCAAAAAGTGCTTGAAATGTATCATCGTATCAATTCTACTAAAGGTGGGCCTCGTATCTTTGCCAACTCGTACTTTGAGGGAGAAATGCTTGGATGCATGGCAGGTCAGAGGTGGATGCATGTCTGCGTTGACGGTCTGGTAACAGCATGTCCATACGTCCCATTCAGCTATGGAAACATACAAGATATTTCCATAAAGGACATCTGGACAAAGATGCGAAAGGACAAGCACTTTAGGGGACAGCGTGGTACATGTCTGATGCAGGAAAAGGACTTCCTGAAACTGGTGGACAAGATACCTGAAGATGCATCAAAACCCTATGATATTGATAAGATAGAATCCTAA
- a CDS encoding methyl-accepting chemotaxis protein yields MNILNNISLKRKLITFALIFSIIPVVLMGAYAYQQAEQAINGEIQENLEKQLVIEKTYIVSTFESAQNKVNDDLKAAQMLMETKGTPSIIDGQLVFGEDYVVNGNHEVVDNINSMLGDSATIFQVMDGEAIRVSTTNVKDDGNRATGTAVSQKIYDTVVVDGDVYYGRAWVVNEWHRSAYAPMKDNSGNIVGILGIGVDEDPFWQEMEEQLLGLTVGESGYFYVMDSQGNLLIHPNSKGESVYNNDFIQEILLNKEGYVEYEWEGGEKVSAYTYYEPTDWHIASTAYKEEFTGPLDAIRNGLIAAVLIFAVVGLVIGLTFSRSITKPLGQVVDVANSVSEGNLAVTINNDSTDELGILSNSMSKMVSNLGKLVEEVQHGSISVSSAAEEMAATSQEVTASASQISSAINRITEGAQGQSVKSDEIALAMADMTNNTQSIAENAQLAAETATTASNLIQDVGNQSENLISQMDEIQTSSMTSAEVIRNLDEKSAKISEIVSIITGIAD; encoded by the coding sequence ATGAATATTTTGAATAATATCAGCCTTAAAAGAAAACTCATCACTTTTGCACTTATATTTTCTATTATACCTGTTGTATTAATGGGTGCATATGCATATCAACAGGCAGAGCAAGCAATCAACGGGGAGATACAAGAAAATCTGGAAAAACAACTAGTTATTGAAAAAACTTATATTGTGAGTACCTTCGAGAGCGCCCAGAACAAAGTCAATGATGACCTCAAAGCTGCTCAGATGCTAATGGAAACAAAAGGTACTCCATCGATAATAGATGGGCAATTAGTCTTTGGTGAGGATTATGTTGTAAATGGAAACCATGAAGTAGTAGACAACATCAATTCCATGCTTGGAGATTCTGCCACCATTTTCCAGGTCATGGATGGAGAGGCCATAAGAGTTTCCACTACCAATGTAAAAGATGACGGCAACCGCGCCACAGGAACTGCAGTATCACAAAAAATATATGATACCGTAGTCGTGGATGGAGATGTATATTATGGAAGAGCATGGGTAGTGAATGAATGGCACAGGTCAGCCTATGCGCCCATGAAGGATAATTCAGGGAATATAGTAGGAATCCTTGGTATAGGTGTTGATGAAGACCCATTCTGGCAGGAAATGGAAGAGCAGCTACTAGGCTTGACAGTAGGTGAAAGTGGATACTTCTATGTAATGGATTCACAGGGTAATTTGCTAATCCACCCTAACAGTAAAGGCGAAAGCGTATACAACAATGACTTTATTCAGGAGATCCTCTTGAATAAAGAAGGGTATGTGGAATATGAATGGGAAGGCGGGGAAAAGGTTTCAGCATATACTTACTACGAACCTACTGACTGGCATATTGCATCAACAGCATACAAAGAAGAATTCACAGGGCCTCTGGATGCTATCAGAAATGGCCTGATTGCAGCTGTGTTGATCTTTGCGGTTGTGGGCTTAGTGATTGGTCTTACATTTTCAAGATCCATAACAAAACCTCTGGGTCAGGTAGTGGACGTTGCAAACAGTGTATCTGAAGGCAACCTTGCAGTAACGATAAACAATGATTCAACCGATGAGTTAGGGATCCTTTCAAATTCCATGAGCAAAATGGTATCAAATCTCGGAAAGTTAGTTGAAGAAGTCCAGCATGGTTCAATAAGTGTGTCTTCTGCCGCCGAGGAAATGGCAGCCACTTCACAGGAGGTAACTGCCTCAGCCAGCCAGATATCCTCTGCGATCAACAGAATCACAGAAGGTGCTCAGGGCCAATCTGTCAAAAGTGATGAGATTGCATTAGCTATGGCTGATATGACCAATAATACCCAGAGTATAGCAGAAAATGCTCAACTTGCAGCAGAGACTGCAACTACTGCAAGCAATCTAATTCAGGATGTCGGCAATCAGTCGGAAAACCTGATCTCACAGATGGATGAGATACAAACATCATCAATGACTTCAGCTGAAGTTATTAGAAATCTGGATGAAAAATCAGCCAAAATTAGTGAGATAGTCAGCATAATCACTGGCATTGCAGATTAG
- a CDS encoding DUF362 domain-containing protein, producing the protein MGNKVSIVKCDDYSKSKECIKEALNLIGGLKSVVSAGDRVLLKPNVLAAHKPEDAVTTHPSVVAVMCELVQEAGGTPVIGDGSGMTHPGATADAFKMSGIEEVAKTHNVELINFQTAGYVEINVPEAMHFPKLHMSRAVMDADVIISLPKMKTHELTYYTGAVKNMFGALPLRTQKEMHLLADRRIFGEAVIDLYSVVKPHLAVMDAVVGMEGNGPSHGTPVKTGVIMASYDCVSLDVVASELIGFDPMRIPTTSAAIERGFGSNDPVIVGTSLDEVKMRYKPSSGGITSSFPPVVTRMFGRYFEMRPKINTSRCVLCGACAMNCSAHAIEEVDDHLVVNKEKCILCYCCRELCPADAVDIEKSLLAKIITKR; encoded by the coding sequence ATGGGTAACAAAGTTTCCATTGTAAAATGTGATGATTATTCTAAGTCTAAAGAGTGCATCAAAGAGGCGCTCAATCTGATAGGCGGACTTAAGTCTGTGGTTTCAGCAGGTGATCGTGTGCTTCTCAAACCAAATGTCCTTGCTGCCCATAAACCGGAGGATGCCGTAACAACCCATCCTTCCGTAGTTGCTGTTATGTGTGAACTTGTGCAGGAAGCTGGAGGTACACCTGTCATAGGTGATGGTTCTGGAATGACCCATCCGGGAGCAACGGCTGATGCATTCAAAATGTCAGGAATCGAGGAAGTCGCAAAGACCCATAATGTTGAACTCATTAATTTTCAGACAGCAGGGTATGTGGAAATTAATGTCCCTGAAGCAATGCATTTTCCAAAGTTACACATGTCTAGGGCAGTTATGGATGCAGATGTGATCATATCGCTTCCAAAAATGAAAACTCACGAACTGACCTACTACACAGGCGCCGTCAAGAATATGTTTGGGGCATTACCCCTTAGAACCCAAAAGGAAATGCATCTGCTGGCTGACAGAAGAATATTTGGTGAAGCTGTTATCGACCTGTACTCAGTTGTAAAACCTCATCTAGCAGTCATGGATGCTGTGGTAGGCATGGAAGGCAATGGTCCCTCTCATGGCACTCCGGTGAAGACAGGTGTGATAATGGCATCCTATGATTGTGTTTCACTTGATGTAGTTGCTTCGGAACTCATTGGTTTTGATCCAATGCGAATTCCCACTACAAGTGCTGCAATTGAAAGAGGGTTTGGATCAAATGACCCGGTTATAGTTGGCACTTCACTGGATGAAGTGAAGATGAGGTATAAACCTTCATCCGGAGGTATTACCTCCAGTTTTCCACCTGTCGTCACTCGTATGTTTGGCAGGTACTTTGAAATGAGACCGAAGATCAATACTTCAAGGTGTGTTCTTTGCGGTGCATGTGCCATGAACTGTTCAGCTCATGCAATAGAAGAAGTTGATGATCACCTTGTGGTCAACAAAGAAAAATGCATACTATGTTATTGTTGCCGCGAACTTTGTCCTGCAGATGCAGTAGATATCGAAAAATCCCTGCTTGCAAAGATAATCACAAAAAGATGA
- a CDS encoding 50S ribosomal protein L16: MVRKPASMYRNVRQRSFTRKKYMGGVPGSQVIHYDMGNKSAEFPVKVTLIAKERCQLTHKSLEAARITSNRAMTNAAGRSGFHIKLRVYPHEVLRENKQATGAGADRVSSGMRGAYGKNVGTAARVSAGQKIFTISVNKEHFAVAKDALRKAGQKLPTPIRIVVDQGQELVQ, from the coding sequence ATGGTAAGAAAACCAGCAAGTATGTACAGGAACGTAAGACAGCGCTCATTCACCAGAAAGAAGTACATGGGTGGTGTCCCGGGCAGTCAGGTAATTCACTACGACATGGGTAACAAGAGTGCCGAGTTTCCGGTAAAGGTCACGCTCATAGCAAAAGAGAGATGCCAACTCACTCACAAGTCACTTGAAGCTGCACGTATCACTTCAAACCGTGCAATGACAAATGCTGCAGGACGATCAGGGTTCCACATCAAACTGAGAGTTTACCCACACGAAGTTCTAAGGGAGAACAAGCAGGCTACAGGGGCAGGTGCAGACCGTGTATCAAGTGGTATGCGTGGAGCATATGGGAAGAATGTCGGAACTGCAGCAAGAGTTTCAGCAGGCCAGAAGATATTTACCATCTCTGTAAACAAAGAGCACTTTGCAGTGGCAAAGGATGCACTTCGAAAAGCAGGCCAGAAACTGCCAACTCCTATCCGGATCGTAGTTGATCAGGGCCAGGAACTTGTGCAATAA
- a CDS encoding DUF1786 family protein, whose protein sequence is MKILAIDVGTGTQDILLHDTEKEVENSLVMVMPSPTVIIGERIKKATEKGQDIFLKGDVMGGGPSVKAIRGHIERGYKVYATENAALTIKDDLEKVRSMGIDIVNDSDAIPKGLEEIILQDIDLNSIENALGSFGVSMPDKIAVAVQDHGNSPGISNRVYRFRIFERLIDEGGEFSQFAYGGDTVPEEFTRMASVARTLGKKDVVIMDTGPAAIFGSLLDPKAIQPALVVNIGNGHTLAAIVKDDRVLALFEHHTSALDGNKLQQHIIDFSCGTLGFQDVFDEGGHGCYIKEILGPDAIKSVMITGPRRNILQNMDDEDKDETLWGKLHFAAPFGNMMLSGCYGLLMPQLE, encoded by the coding sequence ATGAAAATACTTGCAATTGATGTTGGCACAGGTACCCAGGATATACTTCTGCACGATACGGAGAAAGAAGTCGAAAACAGTCTTGTGATGGTTATGCCATCTCCCACTGTTATTATTGGTGAAAGGATAAAAAAGGCAACCGAAAAAGGTCAGGATATCTTCCTCAAAGGGGATGTCATGGGTGGTGGGCCTTCTGTAAAGGCTATCCGCGGCCATATTGAAAGGGGCTATAAAGTGTATGCCACTGAAAATGCAGCCCTGACAATAAAGGACGACCTTGAAAAAGTAAGGTCAATGGGTATCGACATAGTAAATGATAGTGATGCTATACCCAAAGGTCTGGAAGAGATTATTCTACAGGATATAGACCTTAATTCAATTGAAAATGCATTGGGTAGCTTTGGAGTGTCTATGCCTGATAAGATCGCTGTGGCGGTACAGGATCATGGTAATTCACCTGGCATCAGCAATCGTGTTTATAGATTCAGGATATTCGAGAGGCTTATTGATGAGGGTGGGGAGTTCAGTCAATTTGCTTACGGGGGAGATACTGTTCCTGAAGAATTCACCCGTATGGCCTCAGTAGCACGCACACTTGGTAAAAAGGATGTTGTTATAATGGATACAGGCCCTGCAGCGATATTTGGTTCACTTCTTGATCCAAAGGCTATACAGCCTGCCCTTGTGGTGAACATAGGCAACGGTCACACTCTTGCAGCGATAGTAAAAGATGACAGGGTGTTAGCTCTGTTTGAACATCATACCTCTGCTCTTGACGGGAATAAGTTGCAACAACATATCATTGATTTTTCATGCGGAACACTTGGGTTTCAGGATGTTTTCGATGAAGGTGGACATGGGTGCTACATAAAGGAAATTCTGGGTCCCGATGCGATAAAATCTGTGATGATCACAGGTCCCAGACGCAACATCCTGCAGAACATGGATGATGAAGACAAAGATGAGACTCTCTGGGGCAAACTTCATTTTGCTGCACCTTTTGGGAATATGATGCTCTCTGGTTGCTATGGGCTACTGATGCCTCAACTGGAGTAG